The genomic segment cttgtattttatgatatatgtatatatatatatatatattatttagaattgtctttggagagtttaacatcattttagaatgaaatttatttagatttgaattaaaaaaattatattttttttattttaaaaaacttataattaagtgaaccAATTCGTTTaatccaccaacccgtggtgggtcgagccaGATTCGAACtttttcagctcgctaataagtgaactggattgggttgactcactaagtaaTCAACTCGTGGTGGACCGAACCGAGTCGAGTCGGATTatccattttgacaactctaaacATCACTCTAGCTATAAAAAACTTGAATATTTTAAAGACattgaataaaagtaaaaaatactttaaatataatatatgttattcttttatttataataatgaaagctttttaatgtttttattcttcatttaaTAGCAATACACTAATTAGTATTATATTATGCAGGGATTCATTAACATAATTTACATTagtatatttttagaatagaaTATAGATTATAACATGTTTAAAATAAgtttcttaagttttttttaataaaaaatataaagtattcTTATAAGGTTGGGTAGAACATATAAAATCATCCAGAATGTTTTTGGTGTCTTGGTTTtcataattgttatttaatattaggGATTATATGTAAAGGTAGTCAGTAAagttattatttgataaatgaggtactttatatttataatagtgcGTAGTTGTTTTTGTCAAGTTGAATAGTCTCGTATAGTTTAAAAGTTAAGAtctaagataatttaaatattcatttattctttcattttcttaaatgttttctaaaaacaaaattgtaaagGAGACAGTCTCCAAAGTGGATAATAAATATGTggtaatttgattttaatgatGTCACTCAATTTAGGATCGAAACATTGATACCAATAagaatttttaagaaaaactatTGATCCCTTAATAAGtcataattaaagataaatagtCATTCTCCTTATGCTTCAACTAAGAGTTATGTTCCTACCACACTCAATAGTTTCGCATTGCTTAGGAGTCAATGCttaagaatatttaaatatttaaggacAAAACcatagagttgtcaaaacgggtaacttGACTCGATCCGGCCCGGTTCATCATGGGTTTATCACTTAGCCAACCTAATccggctcacttattagcgagctgaaaaaatCCAAACATGGTTCAACCTACCACGGGTTAGTGGGTTAAAAGGGTTGATTCactgactcatttaattataagtttttttaaaaataagaaaattataatttttttaattcaaatctaaataaacgtcacactaaagtgatgttaaactccaaagaaaattcaaaataaaaaaaaaatatcatacaatccaagcataACCAAAAACATGTGCAAAAggtgaacaaataagtttttaatattgataatttttgtatcacttgtccatttataatatcagagtcttaaatagataaatctataatatatttttttgttgaaacatcttcttctttatctacaatataatagaaaaaaatgttaactaataatattgaaacacaaaataataaataattaaattaaattaggtaggTTGGTGAACTAACCCGGCTCTCCATGGACTCAACTCGGTGAATCAGgttctaagtgagccgggttAAAAACTAGcctgcataaaaaaattacatttttttcaaacccaacccgactcaaacccgtggtgagccgggttaaCCCgcgggttacaacccattttgacaacactacaAAATCATTACAAAACATAGAGTCCAAAATGAACAATACCTTGAATGTATAGTAATTGACCATAATAACGTCACTCAACGAATTTGAGATCGAATAATAGcatttactaatatttttatagtgGATGATCATTTATTTATACTACTTCTAATTGACTTTAACTTGTATTCGTGATCGagaaaaatacaaatatgacttaatcatattttttactttgctttatcattaatattttaattacatgattaattaataattgtaGGTTGATTGTTTTCTTATTGCATGTGTGAAGAGTGTGACACTTGTTGTCGTGACAATAATTTGACGGGttataatatttagtatttGATTAACATTTTAGTGAAAATCATATGgtgacatttattttatatgtaaagtattgtatataaagaaaaaaattgtttgataacaataactaccattaccaattatcatttgagaaaaaatattagatCAATCTTTTTTATGAAACCATAATATCATAAATGTatgtaataagaaaaaaagtatgaaatttGAAGTGTATTAGAAAAGTGTAGAACTTAATACTTGAAGTCGCGTGTTTGGTCACTTAGCTAGTATTTGGATGGGAAAAATTTAAAGGGGCTTTCCAGTATGCTTTGTCCTCAAAAGGACACACTTtttgggaaaacttcccagaaggtcacccatcccagaattgctccaggctaagcacgcttaaccatggagttcttatgggtcaggctaccgaaaagcaaatgcattttggtgatatgagtagccaaatcaatccatttaagttatccttcaaccgtatagtcccatacctatacagtctccagatccctctcattccggtgtatgttcgattcgtccatgtaccccttccacccgaagctgccaggagccgctccttgtctgtgccccctacaccatgcttcttgcaccggcgtcactccccgccctcgtctccgtgcccgggtgtcacagaGAACgagtgaatgaatttgagatgaTAAAAAATAGATTGTGACGTTATTTGGATTAAGAGAtttaaatgaatgaataaaaatatttgaagagaaaaaatgtATGAAAGTTTATGTAAGATATGATGGGTACCATATATTagagaaaatgttttaatagataaaattagataattaccattttatttttaaagataaatgtgatataaaattaaatataaatactaaaaattatattaaaataaaattgaaattgttatttaaaattacaaaaatatgatgataataataataattattaatatatataataaataataaaaaataattatttatatatataagaaataaaattaaaaataaaaattaattatttataaatatatatatatatatatatatatatatatattaaagttgtcatttaaaattaaaaaataaaaaattattattattaatattattattagtaatattattaataatattattagtaataatattattattatattattattaataaaaatgtatgtGTATCCATTAGGGGAATCaattatgtaaaagaaaaatcaatttttcctTCCATTATATTACCTATAAACTAATTTGAAGAATTAACATAGTGTTTTGGGAGGAGAATCGAttctcaaaagaaaataatcgattttctctctttatatGACTCAAAGTCGATTCCAGTTTTTTTAAATCACCCACAATCGATTCTACAATCAGCATAATTGATTTCATACTATTACAAGTACATTTATAATTGATTCCAGTTCTATCATAACTGATTCTATTGCCTCAAAAACACACCTAGAatctatttcaattttttttatttatctaaaatcgAATTTAATGACAAAATTGATTCTGATCTTTTGAAAATgcattcaaaatcaatttcagtcttttgaaaatgaaacaaaatcaATTCAACCCACTTTTCTTCTTTCCATAACTCATACATATGTGAGGACACCATAGTTTTCTCATTTTGCATGAATATGAAATCACCTTAAATCTCCTGAATGCCAAGATGAAATTTTCGTCTTCCACAAATAATCACTTAGAATTatcttcaaatatttagaaacaaACAAGTTACTCACCCACAAATTCATACATTGACAAAAGCACATTAACTTAaggaaaaaagagaataaattattttttctcccatgaaattgttatttattaagtgatgttaatttattaaagtaaGACAGAACTGGATTCAACTAGTAATGTTAAAATGGGTTAGAATCCACGAACCAACCCGACTCCACGGGTTTAGTCCggattggatttgaaaaaaaatgaaacttttttatatggatcaattttcaacaaatttatttaGAACTCGActttattgaattatatttgagttgtatattagttttttattttgaattatttttaaagtttaacatgagtaaaattatttaaatttgaattaataaaattgtaatttttttttaatttaaaaagaaattgtaaatAAGTAAGTCAATAATTGAGAttggatttaaatttttttgatttattaataaatgaatcgAATTGAATTGGATTGATTGTAATCAAACTTTGGTTAACCACGTTAGATTCAAACCAATGGTCATAGCTCCATCAAATAAGTGATCTGAGTGTTTTGAAAAATGTTCAGTACGTGAGAGGATATATCATGACCATTTGTCATCGTGGTATTAGATTATGCAAAAATCTCtgtcaaacaaaacattaaatcTCGGTAACCAAATTACCATTTTTAAATTACACAGACTAATAACATGAGATACCGAGAAAAACTAAAGCATATTCTTtgatttaatcttttaaaaaaaaacctctGCTGTGACATCCACACCCACCCTGCACCAACTTCAATCATTTTCACCGTCGTGTGTTTCTCCTGCGTAGGACAAGTTAACCACCCTCGTCCATTTTCTCAATATCCACACTTTCCTCACTCTTCCTCAAACTATTAGAATCATATATCGTTGAGAATAACAAAATTAACCTGTGTTCCTTCAGCACGGGAACTCGCATCCCAAACGTGCTTTTTTGTTAAGAACTCTGACTGGGCAGCTACCCAAACAAGCCGTGCCTCTGCGCATGTTCGTGTGCGTGCCCCCGAAACAGAGTAACGATAATAACTGTCGACAACAGCCATAGTTGATGGGAAAATACGGCAATTCAATGATTCATCGTGTAaaggaaaatacaaaaaaaaagaggacAAAAAGAGAAATTAGGAAAAGGACAAATGTagagtttttattaattagagACACAAAAATCTCAAGGTTGGAGTGGCAGCAGCAGGTAGATAACTAGCTTTAGGAAGTAACCACACAAAGTGAGTCACTCCAATTTAACAATTCATTGTTCTCGTGGTCACCACCTACTCTGCACCTTCTCAGCCTCTCGTACTTTTCTACAATAACATCACTCTCCACACACCCACATGCAGCACATTCCTCTTCCAAGTCCTcctcgtccacttcttctttttcgtcCCCGGTTTTTTCTTCCTCTGTTTCCTCGTCATCTTCTTGGGTATCTTTTACTTGTCCAACGATTTCGTTTTCCAATTCTTTTTCATTGGTTAACTCTTCGTTTTCTTCTGCGTCATCTTCTTCTTCCGGGTCAAAACTTGGAGTGTGGTTTGTCAAAAAGCAGAGGCGAAGTCGGCCATGGCTTCTTTCAGCTCGAAAGCACAAGGGACTAGGTGGGACCTTGGTGACCTCAATCACCAGCCTGCCGTTTTCACGGTGGGGTCTCACGCGAAGAGGCTCCGATCCTCTTATCGTCGTCAAAGGGGGCGGAAAATTCTGCGCTTTCGCTTTCCTCGCTGTCGAAAGTTGACGAGTTTGCCCCTCTTGGGTTTGTTCCCTTGTCCCCGAATAAGTGTTCACCGCAGAGAGCATGTCAATGCTGCTCTCATCGCTGTCACTGCCGCTTTCGTTTCCGAGGTTTTCAGTGCAGAGCTGGAGACTCCGTGGGCTGAGGCTGAGCGAGGAGCGTTTCTGCTGAGGGTGGACGTAGGTGGTTTGGTCCTGCGATGGGTGTTTTGAGACGTTGGAGAGTGCTTCGAGGAAGGTCCAAGAGGTGGAGTTAGAAGGTGTGGTGGAGTTGTTGTTTTCTTGGGTGTGGGGTTTGAAGGTTGAGTTTGAGtttgagtttgaatttgaatcccAGAAAGAGGATTTGAAGAATTGAGGAGGAGGTGGTTTTGAGGAAGGGAGTCTGAGTTTGAGTGATATTGACTCAGCGAGTTGGGAGTCGAGGTGTGACTGCAATCCGTGGCACACAATTGCAGCCATGTGGCGGCGATGGGTTGCGGAGATTTTTGAAGggttagaaaaggaaaaagtggATTAAGAGGGGAACAGAGGCCTCTGTTTTGTAGTGGTGTGAGGGGTGAGAAAAGAAGTATAAGTGTTGTAGTGTGAGGTTTTATATTGGAAGGAAGTGAGTGTGagggagaagagaagaggagaaaATGTAAGTGATGAGCATTGGCATGGGAAGAAGTGAGGGAGGATGCTAATCAATTTGTAGTCCCAAAAAGTGGCTATGCAGAACCTTTTTCTTCAGAACCACCTTTATTTTTAGTAGAGCAACTTGATATATACAATTCTtaaataaaacacaagaaacGGAGAAATGAATtttcgaaaataagaaaaacgaGGGGAGTGTTTCTTCATAAAGTATTTTGTTTACTGACATCGTGTTACACCAAAGATTTACCATTCTCTTACAAATAACTGAAACACCAAATTGTAAACAAAATTACCATAGTTCCAAAGGAGTAATGCTTCTAAAACACTACTTATCTAATTTTGTATactttttttacaatttatctattgtagtattttttttcttccaagaAAGTATCctaaaatagtaaattttccAATATTACACATTAGAGTAATAGTTACTGTACACAGGATACACATTCAAGTTATAAGAATTTTGTATTcaaaagtttacaagaatttaaGCTTCACTTTTTGTTGAGTAAAATAAAGTCTCACGGTATAAAATAAGATATGGACATgtgtttatatatacataagatAATTTTCTTAGTAAAAGATTTTTTGGAATGGTATTTGTTTCGGTTGTACGGGTTGAGTCGTCAAACATCTCCACACTTTGCTCTTCTAATCTCTCGGTCGTTCGGTCTTGATTCTTACTCTTCGGTTCACTCTTCAGCGTCCTAGGAGGGGGGAACCTGTCAAAGATtttccgatgccaaagtcaatTTGAGAACAATGGCGTTTTCAatagaacagtaataaatgtgcagtaaatgcaacctatctgtCACTCACCTttgatctgtatttatagtttttactatgggcttgggattagtgaaaagttaatcacggcccaaatTCGGCCCAATAGCTTTTAGCAACTACTTACCTTAATCTTAATCCTAATCTGGTTAATTGGCGGTATGGCTGGCTGGCCTCCTGATATTAGGCCTTATAACCGGCCAGCTCATATAGGCAATATGGTTAATTGGTGGCATGGCCGACCGGCTTCCTCATATTAGATCTTACAGTCGGACGAGTTGTTATTCATCCGGATGACGAGTGACAAGGTCGCGCAATTGAGTAGTCATTGGTCACACAGACGTTCGGTCTATACGTTGTCCGGTCCCCAACAGTATGCGTAGTTATCCACCATACGAACGTTTGGTCTATATGTTGGATGGTCCCCAACGGTACagtattaaaaacaaatttgtgaGAGGTAAACTAATAATGACAATCTATGTGTGTGAGGTGAACCTCCCCACATCTCAAAATGCATCTTGATTAATCAGGAGAGTAAGATAATCCATAagtatgttttattttacttttttttcacttttatttcaattcataatgtgtaaagaaaattaaataaaaacttaaattgatgtttaaatttaataattaaaatgtaagtTTTTTAAACTACAAGAACCACCAAGCAATTTAACCTAACAATGATTTATGTAGAATTTTTCTCGTTTTTTTTCTTACTGATGGAATGTTCCTAGTTGAAAGTCTTAAATTCGCAGAGATTAGGCATGTTCTTCTTATGTGGAAATGAAGGCTAAACGGGAGAGACACGAGGGTTTTTGTCGGCTGCAAAATCACCCAGGCAACAAAAGCGCAGAGCACACATGTGCAACGATATCTTGCGGTTATATTCAAGATCTCCCGTACACTTGTTTTAagtatatttacatatattataaaagtaaaattattataataaaatgaattttaatatttaaaataaaaaaaatattaaatgaatttaaaaataaaaatatcatttatattatttttatctcattctACATATAATTGTCTAAGGTTTTAAGGTCGTGTAGGGCACACATTAGGTTGATTTCTGCTAATTCATTCAAAGAAAGTAAGAAAAGGAGTGAAGGATGAGCACACATGCTTTGAAAATAATGGTAGCTGCTTAATTGTTTCTCCTCTTTAtgcaaaaaattataaacagaaTCTTATGGGgcaaatgaaaaagagaaacgATTTACCTATTTACTGCCATGAATTTATGATTCACTCAAATGGGGTGTTTGGTACATGTTTGAGGGCTGCCTGCAACAATGATTGTGCTTTGGGAAAATCTGGAACCATAAAAACAGGATCCCATGACCTTATGTTCTACTGCCTAGGGTTTCAAATTTTGGGATAAACGCAACAGTGAGTCCTACGCGGCAGAACATGTTTGGTCTATAATGttgaaacaaattcaaattCCTTCATCATAACACTCCACAACATGCTTAGGACACAAGTTTTAGTGCCATTCAcatcatttcttttttaaattccTTGTCTGcgactaattttaaaatactgatattatttttaaatgcatGTATTTAGAAGAGCTGTTgtcatttaaaaacaataaaagtcaAACTTTAAATAAGGACTTCTAGTTGTCaaacttcaaaaatataataattaaacgTCTTTCGTGTTATAAAGTGTCGGTTTATACTCCTAAAATTCGAAACCAGTCCACGTTCTGTCTTTTAAAATTTGCTTATCGGTTTTTTTAGGCAGCTGAAAATGTGGTTTTGTGGAGGAGATTCAATAAATAGAGGAAAAAACATTTTAGAATGCTACGTATTATAATCAAtgtattaaaactaaaaaataaatagaaatggAAGCCaagtaaacaaaattttaaaaaaataatgcatCTCACCGTTTACTCCCATAGTTAGtggtttaattcattatttagtGTCTCTACTAACTATGctgtttttataattatccGCTTATTTATGCTCAACCGATTAAACTAAATTCCTATCTtgcatttttttaaacaaaaaaaaggtaCATGTTCATTCACATGATTACCATTCCAAAAGTCTCGCCTCAATcaaattacctttttcataaGAATTTGAACAGACTAGTTagtattatgataaaaaaatagtaattagtaattagaaatattaaattttaaataaaataaattttcgtgaagtatttaataaaagagattaatataaaaaaatgaaaaaatatataaataaacttgtCGTAAGACGTAACTTACGAATGCTAACAGTTGAATAACTACCGTAAGAAATTGATGGTGAGAAAATTGTGCGATCCCATCGATAACTTTTTTCAAACAATATTAAACTGTGACGtgtctttcttttctttttacctCTGACGAAAGAATTGAAGCACTGTACTAGATATAATTCGAACGAAGAATaacaaacaatttcaaattttttctaCTTTCTAATACAGGTTGAATCACAAAACATTGCTTTGTgtttaatatcatatattatgAACATTTTGACTTTTGAATGTCTATTATATCATTTTCTTAGAATAAAGCTATTTGCTTACATAGCGCACCTGCAATGTGTCAGAGTTGTTCATggtaaaaaataaacaagtaaAAGAATGTGAaactaatcaaattaaataacaacTGAAAACTGAAATTAAGATCTAATTTAACTCAAATGAAACTTGCACACACATTCTTTATAAGACTAATTGAACTAAAAATAACTACTTCATTCTTTCTACACTTTCATTCTCTTACTTACGTATAcgggtttatttattttatattaatatttgtctttaaataaaatttaacccCATTTTAACAAATACTATAGTTTAAAACGTTATGGTTATCATCGTTATTATGATTATTGtgtacttttaaatttatttaatattcatgGTAAAAATAAGGATGCAAGAGAAAAATATCTTAtctaattgaaatcatttttaatagtattaagttaaattagattttttatatgtaaacagtagtgtaaatttgtttttttctttaaattgtattatatgcctcggttttgttacaaataagtatataaaaatatgataaaatttatgtaatttttatgaatttttaagtcTTGATTATTGAAGAACCAAAACTTATGTACTTTTTATGTTTCGATTATAAAAGgaactaaaat from the Vigna angularis cultivar LongXiaoDou No.4 chromosome 3, ASM1680809v1, whole genome shotgun sequence genome contains:
- the LOC108325535 gene encoding protein FANTASTIC FOUR 3, whose translation is MAAIVCHGLQSHLDSQLAESISLKLRLPSSKPPPPQFFKSSFWDSNSNSNSNSTFKPHTQENNNSTTPSNSTSWTFLEALSNVSKHPSQDQTTYVHPQQKRSSLSLSPRSLQLCTENLGNESGSDSDESSIDMLSAVNTYSGTREQTQEGQTRQLSTARKAKAQNFPPPLTTIRGSEPLRVRPHRENGRLVIEVTKVPPSPLCFRAERSHGRLRLCFLTNHTPSFDPEEEDDAEENEELTNEKELENEIVGQVKDTQEDDEETEEEKTGDEKEEVDEEDLEEECAACGCVESDVIVEKYERLRRCRVGGDHENNELLNWSDSLCVVTS